One part of the Salmo salar chromosome ssa10, Ssal_v3.1, whole genome shotgun sequence genome encodes these proteins:
- the LOC106613578 gene encoding ELAV-like protein 1 isoform X1, with protein sequence MAVRRGHIRYLKVCEVQSCQGDNRESQRHGSKGSINIKQVVYDNDYDEHMADEPKDSKTNLIVNYLPQNMSQDELRSLFSSIGEVESAKLIRDKVAGNPYHKNQSHSLGYGFVNYVNASDAERAINTLNGLRLQSKTIKVSFARPSSDGIKDANLYISGLPKTMTQKDVEDMFTRYGQIINSRVLVDQASGLSRGVAFIRFDKRAEAEDAIKDLNGQKPPGASEPITVKFAANPNQAKNSQVINQLYHNQGRRFGGPVHHQAQRFRFSPMSVDHMSSMSTVSAEGNSTAGWCIFIYNLGQDADEGILWQMFGPFGAVTNVKVIRDFNTNKCKGFGFVTMTNYEEAAMAIASLNGYRLGDKILQVSFKTSKGGHK encoded by the exons ATGGCAGTCAGAAGGGGACACATCAGATACCTCAAA GTGTGTGAGGTACAGAGTTGTCAGGGTGACAACAGAGAGTCACAACGGCATGGAAGTAAGGGTTCAATTAACATAAAG CAAGTCGTGTATGATAACGATTACGACGAACACATGGCAGACGAGCCTAAAGATTCCAAAACCAACCTTATCGTCAATTACCTGCCCCAAAACATGAGCCAGGACGAGTTGCGGAGTCTCTTCAGCAGCATCGGCGAGGTGGAGTCTGCCAAACTCATCCGCGATAAAGTGGCAGGTAATCCCTATCACAAAAACCAGA gcCACAGTTTAGGGTACGGATTTGTTAACTATGTTAACGCTAGTGATGCAGAAAGGGCTATCAATACCCTCAATGGGCTGAGACTACAGTCTAAAACTATCAAG GTGTCCTTTGCCAGGCCGAGCTCTGACGGTATTAAGGATGCCAATCTTTACATTAGTGGGCTGCCCAAGACCATGACACAGAAAGACGTGGAGGATATGTTCACACGCTATGGCCAGATCATCAACTCACGTGTCTTGGTCGATCAGGCCTCAG GCCTGTCCAGGGGTGTGGCCTTTATCCGCTTTGACAAACGGGCTGAGGCGGAGGACGCCATTAAAGACCTAAACGGGCAGAAACCCCCTGGGGCCTCGGAGCCCATCACAGTGAAGTTTGCTGCCAACCCCAACCAGGCCAAGAACTCCCAGGTCATCAACCAGCTCTACCACAACCAGGGTCGGCGCTTTGGGGGCCCAGTACACCACCAGGCCCAGAGATTCAG GTTCTCTCCGATGAGTGTAGACCACATGAGCAGCATGTCTACGGTCAGCGCTGAAGGGAACTCTACGGCCGGCTGGTGCATCTTCATTTACAACCTGGGCCAGGACGCTGACGAGGGCATCCTGTGGCAGATGTTCGGGCCCTTCGGAGCCGTCACCAACGTCAAGGTCATCCGCGACTTCAACACCAATAAGTGCAAAGGCTTCGGCTTTGTCACCATGACCAACTACGAGGAGGCGGCCATGGCCATCGCCAGCCTCAACGGTTACCGGCTTGGAGACAAGATACTGCAGGTTTCCTTCAAAACCAGCAAGGGGGGTCACAAGTAA
- the LOC106613578 gene encoding ELAV-like protein 1 isoform X2, producing the protein MAVRRGHIRYLKVCEVQSCQGDNRESQRHGSKGSINIKQVVYDNDYDEHMADEPKDSKTNLIVNYLPQNMSQDELRSLFSSIGEVESAKLIRDKVAGHSLGYGFVNYVNASDAERAINTLNGLRLQSKTIKVSFARPSSDGIKDANLYISGLPKTMTQKDVEDMFTRYGQIINSRVLVDQASGLSRGVAFIRFDKRAEAEDAIKDLNGQKPPGASEPITVKFAANPNQAKNSQVINQLYHNQGRRFGGPVHHQAQRFRFSPMSVDHMSSMSTVSAEGNSTAGWCIFIYNLGQDADEGILWQMFGPFGAVTNVKVIRDFNTNKCKGFGFVTMTNYEEAAMAIASLNGYRLGDKILQVSFKTSKGGHK; encoded by the exons ATGGCAGTCAGAAGGGGACACATCAGATACCTCAAA GTGTGTGAGGTACAGAGTTGTCAGGGTGACAACAGAGAGTCACAACGGCATGGAAGTAAGGGTTCAATTAACATAAAG CAAGTCGTGTATGATAACGATTACGACGAACACATGGCAGACGAGCCTAAAGATTCCAAAACCAACCTTATCGTCAATTACCTGCCCCAAAACATGAGCCAGGACGAGTTGCGGAGTCTCTTCAGCAGCATCGGCGAGGTGGAGTCTGCCAAACTCATCCGCGATAAAGTGGCAG gcCACAGTTTAGGGTACGGATTTGTTAACTATGTTAACGCTAGTGATGCAGAAAGGGCTATCAATACCCTCAATGGGCTGAGACTACAGTCTAAAACTATCAAG GTGTCCTTTGCCAGGCCGAGCTCTGACGGTATTAAGGATGCCAATCTTTACATTAGTGGGCTGCCCAAGACCATGACACAGAAAGACGTGGAGGATATGTTCACACGCTATGGCCAGATCATCAACTCACGTGTCTTGGTCGATCAGGCCTCAG GCCTGTCCAGGGGTGTGGCCTTTATCCGCTTTGACAAACGGGCTGAGGCGGAGGACGCCATTAAAGACCTAAACGGGCAGAAACCCCCTGGGGCCTCGGAGCCCATCACAGTGAAGTTTGCTGCCAACCCCAACCAGGCCAAGAACTCCCAGGTCATCAACCAGCTCTACCACAACCAGGGTCGGCGCTTTGGGGGCCCAGTACACCACCAGGCCCAGAGATTCAG GTTCTCTCCGATGAGTGTAGACCACATGAGCAGCATGTCTACGGTCAGCGCTGAAGGGAACTCTACGGCCGGCTGGTGCATCTTCATTTACAACCTGGGCCAGGACGCTGACGAGGGCATCCTGTGGCAGATGTTCGGGCCCTTCGGAGCCGTCACCAACGTCAAGGTCATCCGCGACTTCAACACCAATAAGTGCAAAGGCTTCGGCTTTGTCACCATGACCAACTACGAGGAGGCGGCCATGGCCATCGCCAGCCTCAACGGTTACCGGCTTGGAGACAAGATACTGCAGGTTTCCTTCAAAACCAGCAAGGGGGGTCACAAGTAA
- the LOC106613578 gene encoding ELAV-like protein 1 isoform X3: MTQKDVEDMFTRYGQIINSRVLVDQASGLSRGVAFIRFDKRAEAEDAIKDLNGQKPPGASEPITVKFAANPNQAKNSQVINQLYHNQGRRFGGPVHHQAQRFRFSPMSVDHMSSMSTVSAEGNSTAGWCIFIYNLGQDADEGILWQMFGPFGAVTNVKVIRDFNTNKCKGFGFVTMTNYEEAAMAIASLNGYRLGDKILQVSFKTSKGGHK; encoded by the exons ATGACACAGAAAGACGTGGAGGATATGTTCACACGCTATGGCCAGATCATCAACTCACGTGTCTTGGTCGATCAGGCCTCAG GCCTGTCCAGGGGTGTGGCCTTTATCCGCTTTGACAAACGGGCTGAGGCGGAGGACGCCATTAAAGACCTAAACGGGCAGAAACCCCCTGGGGCCTCGGAGCCCATCACAGTGAAGTTTGCTGCCAACCCCAACCAGGCCAAGAACTCCCAGGTCATCAACCAGCTCTACCACAACCAGGGTCGGCGCTTTGGGGGCCCAGTACACCACCAGGCCCAGAGATTCAG GTTCTCTCCGATGAGTGTAGACCACATGAGCAGCATGTCTACGGTCAGCGCTGAAGGGAACTCTACGGCCGGCTGGTGCATCTTCATTTACAACCTGGGCCAGGACGCTGACGAGGGCATCCTGTGGCAGATGTTCGGGCCCTTCGGAGCCGTCACCAACGTCAAGGTCATCCGCGACTTCAACACCAATAAGTGCAAAGGCTTCGGCTTTGTCACCATGACCAACTACGAGGAGGCGGCCATGGCCATCGCCAGCCTCAACGGTTACCGGCTTGGAGACAAGATACTGCAGGTTTCCTTCAAAACCAGCAAGGGGGGTCACAAGTAA